One region of Chryseobacterium muglaense genomic DNA includes:
- the nirK gene encoding copper-containing nitrite reductase — MRKSLLVTAVLSAFISLNSCKQNESASSEKKQDAEQIKTDGTTEEHKFAIAPNVPLPIGNRAAKKVIVRLETIEKVGELADGTQYNFWTFNGTVPGSFIRARVGDDIELHLKNNENSTFPHNIDLHAVNGPGGGAEATFVAPGKEAVFTFKATNPGLYVYHCATAPVGMHIANGMYGLILIEPEGGLPKVDKEFYIMQGDFYTKGKFGDKGLQEFDMDKAIAEHPDYVVFNGNTGALLGANELQAKVGETVRFYVGNGGPNMTSSFHVIGEIFDKVYIEGGSKINENVQTTVIPPGGASIVEFKATVPGEYVIVDHAIFRAFNKGALGKIKITGAENPSVYKKN, encoded by the coding sequence ATGAGAAAATCACTCTTAGTAACAGCTGTTTTGTCTGCATTCATTAGTTTGAATTCCTGCAAACAAAACGAATCTGCTTCATCTGAAAAAAAGCAAGATGCAGAACAGATTAAAACCGACGGAACTACCGAAGAACACAAGTTTGCAATAGCACCTAATGTTCCCTTACCCATTGGTAACCGTGCCGCAAAAAAAGTCATCGTACGACTTGAAACCATTGAAAAAGTGGGCGAGCTTGCAGACGGAACGCAATATAATTTTTGGACGTTCAACGGAACAGTTCCCGGAAGTTTCATCAGAGCAAGAGTGGGAGATGACATTGAACTTCATCTTAAAAACAACGAAAATTCAACCTTTCCTCACAATATAGATTTACATGCAGTAAACGGCCCCGGAGGCGGCGCAGAAGCAACTTTCGTTGCGCCAGGAAAAGAAGCCGTGTTTACTTTTAAAGCAACCAATCCGGGTTTATACGTTTACCATTGTGCCACTGCACCTGTAGGAATGCACATTGCCAACGGAATGTATGGTTTGATTTTAATTGAACCGGAAGGTGGACTGCCAAAAGTGGACAAAGAATTCTACATTATGCAGGGTGATTTCTACACCAAAGGTAAATTTGGAGACAAAGGTCTTCAGGAATTTGATATGGATAAAGCTATTGCCGAACATCCTGATTATGTTGTTTTCAATGGTAATACAGGTGCCTTGTTAGGAGCAAATGAGCTTCAGGCAAAAGTAGGTGAAACCGTAAGATTCTATGTTGGAAATGGTGGACCAAATATGACATCATCATTCCATGTTATTGGTGAAATTTTCGATAAAGTATACATAGAAGGTGGAAGTAAAATTAATGAGAATGTACAAACAACGGTAATTCCTCCGGGCGGAGCTTCAATCGTAGAGTTTAAAGCGACAGTTCCCGGCGAGTATGTGATTGTGGATCACGCGATTTTCAGAGCATTTAATAAAGGTGCTTTAGGTAAAATTAAAATCACCGGAGCAGAAAATCCTTCGGTTTACAAAAAAAACTAA
- a CDS encoding formylglycine-generating enzyme family protein, translating to MRIVVSMFFAIAVTLFSCSRHSNMHEKSPDVHSHLKYVSNSKKMVRIDGGVYEAFIGKDSGRTVKVETFYLDDSPVTNADYLRFLKANPQWAKSKVKRLYADSSYLQHWKSDYEIPENLSLDAPVTNVSWYAAKEYARSVGKRLPTIDEWEFTALADRNSKNASKKPEFTDYILKSYQKKDKNKQVIKQDLPNYYGVYDMYGMVWEWTFDFNSVMMSGESRKDNTTNESLFCAGAAITSSDLRNYAGFVRYALRGSLKADYCLNNLGFRCAKNLNK from the coding sequence ATGAGAATTGTGGTGAGTATGTTTTTTGCAATTGCCGTAACCCTGTTTTCTTGTTCCAGACATTCTAATATGCATGAAAAATCTCCGGATGTTCATAGCCATTTAAAATATGTCTCCAACTCAAAAAAAATGGTAAGAATTGACGGAGGTGTCTATGAAGCTTTTATAGGTAAAGATTCAGGAAGAACTGTAAAAGTAGAAACCTTTTATCTGGACGACAGCCCGGTTACCAATGCAGACTATCTCAGATTTCTTAAAGCAAATCCTCAATGGGCCAAAAGTAAAGTAAAACGTCTTTATGCAGACAGCTCATATCTTCAACATTGGAAAAGTGATTACGAAATACCAGAAAATCTAAGTCTGGATGCACCGGTTACAAATGTTTCCTGGTACGCAGCTAAAGAGTATGCAAGAAGTGTTGGTAAAAGATTACCTACAATTGACGAATGGGAATTTACAGCATTGGCAGATCGCAATTCAAAAAATGCTTCTAAGAAACCTGAGTTTACGGACTATATTTTAAAATCGTATCAGAAAAAGGATAAAAATAAGCAAGTTATTAAACAAGATTTACCTAATTATTATGGTGTTTATGATATGTATGGAATGGTTTGGGAATGGACATTTGATTTTAATTCTGTAATGATGAGCGGAGAATCCCGCAAGGACAATACGACAAACGAATCTCTTTTCTGTGCAGGTGCTGCCATCACTTCCAGTGATCTTAGAAATTATGCCGGATTCGTGAGATATGCACTCAGAGGGAGCCTTAAAGCTGATTACTGTCTGAATAACTTAGGATTCAGATGTGCAAAAAATTTAAATAAATAA
- a CDS encoding SCO family protein codes for MKRLLYLLFAFSILSCSKKEEIISPDSIYNVSSVWEKQDGSKISFIDLKGKVIVTTMIFTSCKTACPRLTAEMKKIAKEVGKVDPDNIEYLLISIDPKTDTPEVMKAYLKTHQLDEKEWMFIRSNENDTREIANIMAVKYKEISPIEFSHSNIISVYSKKGTLAYQKEGLDNNIQSTAKEIKKQLEL; via the coding sequence ATGAAACGGTTACTATATCTTTTGTTTGCATTTTCAATTTTGTCGTGCAGCAAAAAAGAAGAGATTATAAGTCCCGACTCGATTTACAACGTGAGTTCAGTATGGGAAAAACAGGATGGAAGTAAAATTTCCTTTATAGATCTTAAAGGGAAAGTAATTGTAACGACAATGATCTTTACCTCATGTAAAACTGCTTGCCCGAGGCTGACTGCGGAAATGAAAAAAATAGCAAAAGAGGTTGGAAAAGTAGATCCTGATAATATCGAATATTTATTGATTTCTATTGACCCTAAAACAGATACTCCTGAAGTTATGAAGGCTTATCTAAAAACCCATCAGCTTGATGAAAAAGAATGGATGTTTATCCGCAGCAACGAAAACGATACAAGGGAAATTGCCAATATTATGGCCGTGAAGTATAAAGAGATTTCTCCTATTGAATTTTCGCACTCCAATATTATTAGTGTGTATTCAAAAAAAGGTACACTGGCTTACCAGAAAGAAGGCCTTGATAACAATATTCAAAGTACTGCAAAAGAAATTAAAAAGCAACTAGAGTTATAA
- a CDS encoding c-type cytochrome, which produces MKKLVLGAVLSALTMISCSDKKPTETAVESNVMLEEPKTIDSAAMASKSETLTPEAEGKELLEGMDCLSCHKVDAKLVGPSYQDVAAKYTEADIDMLAQKIIDGGKGNWGDIPMTPHSGMSKENAQKMVKYILSLKK; this is translated from the coding sequence ATGAAAAAGTTAGTATTAGGTGCAGTTTTATCAGCACTCACAATGATCTCATGCTCAGATAAAAAGCCAACAGAAACAGCGGTAGAATCTAATGTAATGCTTGAAGAGCCTAAGACAATAGATTCTGCAGCAATGGCATCTAAATCTGAAACATTAACACCCGAAGCCGAAGGAAAAGAGTTGTTAGAAGGGATGGATTGTCTGTCATGTCATAAAGTAGACGCTAAATTGGTTGGCCCATCATACCAAGATGTGGCAGCAAAATATACAGAAGCTGATATTGATATGCTTGCGCAGAAAATCATTGATGGCGGAAAAGGAAACTGGGGAGATATCCCAATGACACCTCACTCAGGAATGAGTAAAGAAAATGCTCAGAAGATGGTAAAATATATCCTTTCTTTAAAAAAATAG